A single Bacteroidia bacterium DNA region contains:
- a CDS encoding aspartyl/asparaginyl beta-hydroxylase domain-containing protein, with protein MKSPKAVYFITEQDQYRGPEPAFYDKSCYAWVQVLEDNWEIIREEMAAFISGNEKIELSSTNPPYLSDPKAWKNIYFLNFMWAYHHNIKRFPKTYALLKSIPNLTFAEFTVLEPHSRILPHIGETNATIRGHLGISIPYPYPAMGIHVGDEEVGWENGKAVLFSDACVHHVWNNSDKRRFVLVFDVIRDEFASKKTWVCAQSLGALTVKWFAEYNTFFNRLPRSIKQVFFGLFSICWLLYLPIQRRIQFLP; from the coding sequence ATGAAATCGCCAAAAGCTGTTTATTTTATCACCGAACAAGACCAATACCGCGGTCCGGAGCCGGCGTTTTATGACAAATCATGCTATGCCTGGGTGCAAGTTTTAGAAGACAATTGGGAAATTATTCGAGAGGAAATGGCTGCATTTATTTCAGGAAATGAAAAAATAGAACTTTCTTCCACCAACCCTCCCTATTTATCGGATCCGAAGGCGTGGAAGAACATTTACTTTTTGAATTTTATGTGGGCTTACCACCACAACATAAAGCGTTTTCCGAAGACTTATGCCTTATTAAAATCCATACCTAACCTCACTTTTGCAGAGTTTACGGTATTGGAACCCCATTCACGGATTTTACCACACATCGGGGAGACCAATGCAACCATTCGGGGGCATTTAGGCATTTCTATACCTTACCCTTACCCGGCTATGGGAATTCACGTAGGAGATGAAGAAGTGGGTTGGGAAAACGGGAAAGCCGTGTTGTTTAGTGATGCTTGTGTGCACCATGTTTGGAATAACTCGGACAAGAGGCGTTTTGTTCTGGTTTTTGATGTAATTCGAGACGAGTTTGCCTCAAAGAAAACCTGGGTTTGTGCTCAGTCGTTGGGGGCCTTAACTGTTAAATGGTTTGCTGAATACAATACCTTTTTCAACCGTTTACCCCGTTCCATTAAGCAAGTGTTTTTTGGATTGTTTTCGATATGTTGGTTACTGTACCTGCCTA